From the Burkholderia mayonis genome, one window contains:
- a CDS encoding SWIM zinc finger family protein, translating to MPQSAKLSEVLTLAEVQSLAETKTFARGKAYFHDGAVSRLEARDEAVRASVRGTHRYRVELAVDDDGELAYDCNCPVGDDGVFCKHAVAVALSWLENSGEEVFHSDEPALEKPRRKRKTYEEVIREYVATLSKDALQDLLLEAVTRDPTLRDKLLFSARAAGASDLAGMKAAVRQATRIFRPLDWREAGAYGDGLMSLADMLHQRLSGSHAAQVVELSALAIAGAEKSLEQIDDSGGEVMPAIFELAAVHLDACKLTRPDPVKLAERLFRLQTEGMWDTFYNVLPAYAEPLDDSGLRRYRQLVSEAWEALPALAPSNEFRRSFDSRRMKLDHAMEALAELDGDVDALIRIRSKDLSSSYRFLQVAELCANHGRLDEGLAWAERGLKESGRNVDSRLLDFCVDAYLRRSEFEQADAFAWRRFEMHPTADAFPALMKVATATGKHDEIRGRALRRLWALVREEESVAKSKRTVWHRSTRTELVRIFLAGKENDVAWETFNGGPVATQLWPEMAAVRGKTHPHDAIALYHRLLPVAAESGTRNARYDEAFDIVRAISRLRAKLGERAEFNSELEEIRATYRAKRNFIKLLATLS from the coding sequence ATGCCCCAGTCCGCAAAGCTCTCCGAGGTTCTCACTCTTGCCGAAGTCCAGTCGCTGGCTGAAACGAAGACGTTTGCGCGCGGCAAGGCCTATTTCCATGATGGCGCGGTCTCCCGTTTGGAGGCGCGCGACGAAGCTGTTCGTGCCAGCGTACGCGGCACGCATCGTTACCGGGTTGAACTTGCCGTCGACGACGATGGCGAACTCGCTTACGACTGCAACTGTCCGGTGGGCGACGACGGTGTTTTCTGCAAACACGCGGTCGCCGTTGCTCTCTCTTGGCTCGAAAATTCGGGCGAAGAGGTGTTCCATTCCGACGAGCCCGCCCTGGAGAAGCCGCGCAGGAAGCGAAAGACCTACGAGGAAGTGATTCGGGAATACGTAGCGACGCTGTCCAAGGACGCGCTTCAGGACTTGTTGCTCGAAGCCGTCACGCGCGACCCGACGCTGCGCGACAAACTGCTGTTCTCCGCGCGTGCGGCGGGGGCATCCGACTTGGCTGGGATGAAGGCTGCCGTGAGGCAGGCGACACGTATTTTCCGACCGCTGGACTGGCGGGAAGCGGGTGCATACGGTGATGGCCTGATGTCGCTGGCCGATATGTTGCACCAGAGGCTTTCCGGGTCACACGCCGCGCAGGTGGTCGAACTGTCAGCACTGGCGATTGCCGGCGCGGAAAAGAGTCTCGAGCAGATTGACGATTCGGGCGGGGAGGTGATGCCGGCGATTTTTGAGCTTGCAGCCGTCCACCTCGATGCATGTAAACTGACTCGACCGGATCCCGTAAAGCTTGCGGAGCGGCTTTTCCGTTTGCAGACGGAAGGCATGTGGGACACTTTCTACAACGTCTTGCCGGCGTATGCGGAGCCGCTGGACGATAGCGGCTTGCGCCGCTATCGTCAACTCGTCAGCGAGGCCTGGGAAGCGCTGCCCGCGCTCGCTCCCAGCAACGAATTTCGGCGGTCATTCGACTCGCGGCGCATGAAGTTAGACCATGCGATGGAGGCGCTGGCCGAGCTTGACGGGGACGTCGATGCGCTCATTCGCATCCGTTCGAAGGATCTGTCGAGTTCGTACCGCTTCTTGCAGGTGGCGGAGCTTTGCGCAAATCACGGTCGCCTGGACGAAGGACTCGCGTGGGCGGAGCGTGGTCTCAAGGAGTCGGGCAGGAATGTTGATTCGCGCCTGCTCGACTTCTGCGTTGATGCGTATCTGCGTCGCAGCGAATTCGAACAGGCCGATGCGTTCGCATGGCGACGTTTCGAGATGCACCCGACGGCCGATGCATTCCCCGCATTGATGAAGGTCGCTACGGCTACCGGTAAGCATGACGAAATCCGGGGGCGTGCGCTCAGGCGCCTCTGGGCGCTGGTCAGGGAGGAGGAGTCGGTCGCAAAATCGAAGCGCACCGTCTGGCATCGGTCAACGCGAACCGAACTGGTCAGAATTTTTCTTGCCGGGAAAGAGAACGACGTTGCATGGGAGACGTTTAACGGCGGTCCGGTTGCAACACAACTGTGGCCGGAAATGGCGGCTGTCCGTGGCAAGACCCATCCGCACGATGCCATCGCCCTCTATCATCGCCTGCTGCCGGTTGCTGCGGAAAGCGGTACACGCAACGCCCGATATGATGAAGCGTTCGACATCGTGCGCGCCATCAGCCGCTTGCGGGCAAAGCTCGGTGAGCGCGCGGAGTTCAACAGCGAACTGGAGGAGATTCGGGCGACATATCGCGCGAAGCGCAACTTCATCAAACTGCTCGCCACACTGTCCTGA